The following coding sequences are from one Mus pahari chromosome X, PAHARI_EIJ_v1.1, whole genome shotgun sequence window:
- the Mpp1 gene encoding 55 kDa erythrocyte membrane protein, whose amino-acid sequence MTLKSSEGEGGNSMRTALSDLYLEHLLQKRNRPETSLNQSNVATEDMYTNGSTAPGSPVHAKGQEARRVRLIQFEKITEEPMGITLKLNEKQSCTVARILHGGMIHRQGSLHVGDEILEINGTNVTNHSVDQLQKAMKETKGMISLKVIPNQQSRLPALQMFMRAQFDYDPQKDNLIPCKEAGLKFVTGDIIQIINKDDSNWWQGRVEGSSKESAGLIPSPELQEWRVASVAQSAPSEAPSCSPFGKKKKYKDKYLAKHSSIFDQLDVVSYEEVVRLPAFKRKTLVLIGANGVGRSHIKNALLSQNPEKFAYPAPYTTRPPKKSEEDGKEYHFISTEEMTKNISANEFLEFGSYQGNMFGTKFETVHQIHKQDKIAILDIEPQTLKTVRTAELSPFIVFIAPTDQGTQTEALQQLQKDSEAIRSQYAHYFDLSLVNNSVDETLKKLQEAFDQACSSPQWVPVSWVY is encoded by the exons ACTTCATTGAACCAGTCAAATGTTGCCACTGAGGACATGTACACCAATGGGTCCACTGCTCCAGGTAGCCCTGTCCATGCCAAAGGGCAGGAGGCACGGAGAGTTCGTCTCATACAATTTGAGAAGATCACAGAAGAGCCCATG GGAATCACTTTGAAGCTGAATGAAAAACAGTCATGTACTGTGGCCAGAATTCTCCATGGTGGCATGATTCATAGACAAG GCTCCCTTCATGTTGGGGATGAGATCCTAGAAATCAATGGCACAAATGTGACTAATCACTCAGTAGATCAGTTGCAGAAGGCAATG aAGGAAACCAAAGGAATGATCTCATTAAAAGTCATTCCTAATCAGCAGAGTCGTCTTCCTGCACTACAG ATGTTCATGAGAGCACAGTTTGACTATGATCCCCAAAAGGACAACCTTATCCCTTGCAAGGAGGCAGGACTGAAGTTTGTTACTGGAGACATTATCCAGATAATCAACAAAGATGACAGCAATTGGTGGCAGGGGCGGGTGGAGGGCTCTTCCAAAGAGTCTGCAGGATTAATCCCTTCTCCTGAGCTACAGGAATG GAGAGTGGCAAGTGTGGCTCAATCTGCTCCAAGTGAAGCTCCAAGTTGCAGTCCctttgggaagaagaagaagtataAAGACAAGTACCTGGCTAAGCACAGTTCCA TTTTTGACCAGTTGGATGTTGTTTCCTATGAGGAAGTTGTTCGGCTCCCTGCATTCAAGAGGAAGACCCTGGTGTTGATCG GAGCCAATGGGGTGGGTCGTAGCCATATTAAGAATGCTCTGCTCAGTCAGAATCCAGAGAAGTTTGCATACCCTGCCCCAT ATACAACACGGCCACCAAAGAAGAGTGAGGAAGATGGGAAGGAGTATCACTTCATCTCAACAGAGGAGATGACAAAGAACATCTCTGCCAATGAGTTCTTGGAGTTTGGCAGCTATCAGGGCAACATGTTTGGCACCAAATTTGAAACAGTGCACCAGATTCATAAGCAGGACAAGATTGCCATCCTTGACATTGAGCCCCAG ACCCTGAAGACTGTCCGGACAGCTGAGCTTTCACCTTTCATCGTGTTCATTGCACCTACTGACCAGGGCACTCAG ACTGAAGCCCTGCAGCAGCTGCAGAAGGACTCTGAGGCCATCCGTAGTCAGTATGCTCATTACTTTGACCTCTCTTTGGTGAATAATAGTGTTGATGAAACTCTTAAAAAATTGCAAGAAGCCTTTGACCAGGCTTGCAGTTCTCCACAGTGGGTGCCTGTCTCCTGGGTTTACTAA